The bacterium sequence GATGCGCGAGATGCAGACGATGGGATCGATCCTGCCGGTGGTCTTCCTCGCGGTGGCCGCCTTCTTGCTGAACGTGGTGCTGTCTCGGATCATCTCGGTGCAGCGCACCCAAATCGCCGCTCTGAAGGCGGTTGGCTACTCGAACGGAGCCGTGGCGCTCCACTACACGAAGCTCGGTCTGGTGATTGCACTGGCCGGGGGCCTGATCGGCGTAGCCGTCGGCGCCTGGCTGGGCCGAGGTCTGACCAGCATGTACAGTCAGTGGTTCCGCTTCCCGAGCTTCGAGTACTTCCTGTCATCCAGGATCGCCCTGGCCGCGCTGGCCGTGAGCGTGACCGCCGCGGCGCTCGGTGCCTTCGGCGCCGTCAGACGCGCGGTGAGCCTACCGCCGGCGGAGGCCATGCGACCCGAGCCTCCGGCGAGCTTCAAACGGAGCTGGCTCGAGCGGATCGGTCTGGCTCGGTTTCTCTCCGAGCCGGCACGGATGATCCTGCGCAACCTGGGCCGGCGCCCGGTACGCACGCTGCTTTCCGCCACCGGGATCGCCTTCGCCATCGCGCTCCTGGTCTTCGGCTTCTTCTTCGTCGACGCCATCGACCTTCTGATGAAGGTGCAATTCGAAGAGGTCATGCTGCACGACGTCACCACCACCTTTGTCGAGCCAACCTCGTCGGCGGCGCGCCACGAGGTGGAGCGCATGCCCGGCGTCCTCTATACCGAGCCCTTCCGGGCCGTGCCGGCGCGGCTTCGCCACGGCTCGCGCTCGCGGCAAGCCGCCATCCTCGGCTTGCCGGCCACACCTCGGCTCAATAGGGTGGTCGGTCAGACCGCGGGGGCCGTCGAGCTCCCACCCGCTGGACTCGTGCTCTCGTCGACGCTGGGCAGAGCCCTCGGCGTCGAGGTCGGCGACCGGATGACGGTCGAGATCCTCGAGGGCAGCCGCCCGACCCGCACGGTCCCGGTGTCGCTCCTGGTCGACGAGGTCATGGGGATCTCGGCCTACATGGAGATCGGCGCCCTGCGCCGCATGATGCGCGAGGGGAGCGTGCTCTCCGGTGCCTTTCTCAAGGTCGATCCGGCGGAGATCGACCGGCTCCACGAGCGTTTGAAGGCAACGCCACGGGTCGCCGGGGTGAGCCTGACAACGGCGGCCTACCAGAGCTTCCAGAACACCATCGGCCAGACGCTGGGGCTAATGATAACGATCAACCTGATCTTCGCCGCCGTCATCGCCTGCGGCGTGGTCTACAACAGCGCCCGGATCTCGCTTTCCGAGCGCGAGCGCGACCTCGCGAGCCTACGGGTGTTGGGATTCACCCGAGCCGAGATCTCTTTCATCCTGCTCGGGGAGCTGGCGGTGGTGACGCTGCTTGCCATCCCGCTCGGCCTGGTGCTGGGCTACGGCTTCTGCCGCGGCATCATCGAGGCCCTGGCGTCGGAGCTGTTGCGTATTCCGATGGTGGCCGATCCGGTGAGCTACGCCTGGTCGGCGGTGGCGGTAGCCGCGGTATCGGCGCTCTCCGGTCTCGCGGTTCGCCGCCGCCTCGATCGGCTCGATCTGGTGGCGGTGCTGAAGTCACGTGAATGACGGAGGACGAGATCATGAAATGGACAGACAAGCGCAAGCTCACCTGGGTGGTAGGGGCAGCCCTGCTCTTGCTGCTCCTGGCTTGGGCCTTCAGGCCGCGGCCCGAGCTGGTCGACATAGCCGAAGCGGGCCGTGCGCCCCTGCTGGTGACCCTCGATGAAGAGGGCGAGACCCGGGTGCGCGATCGCTTCGTCGTCTCGGCGCCCCTCGCCGGCCGCGTGCAGCGGATCGAGCTCGAGCCGGGCGACCCGGTCGAGGCGGACAAGACCGTGCTCGCCATCTTCCAGCCGCAGACACCGACCCTGCTCGACGCTCGCAGCCGGGCCGAGGCGGAGGCCGGCGCCCGGGCCGCGCGGGCGAGCCTCGAGCGCGCGCGGGCGGACCGGGACCGCGCCGCGGCCGAGCTCGAGTTCGCCCAGGCCGAGGTCGAGCGTTTCCGGCGCCTGGCCGGGGAGAAGATCGTCTCGGAGGAGGAGCTCGAGTCGGCGGAGCTCGAGGCGCGCAGCCGGGCGGAAGCCCGAGAGGCGGCCGAGTTCGCCGCTCAGACCGCCCGCTACCAGCTCGAAGTGGCCCGTGCCCGGCTGCTCGAAGGGGGTGCGCTCGGTGGTGGTAATCCGCATGGTGGCGAAGCCGGCTCTCCGATCTCGCTGCGCTCGCCGGTGGACGGCGTGGTCCTGCGCCGGATGCGCGAAAGCGAGGCGGTAGTGCCCGCGGGAGAGCCGCTGCTCGAGGTGGGCGCGCCCGAGGACCTCGAGATCGTGGCCGACTATCTCTCGGCGGACGCGGTCAAGATCCGGCCCGCGGACCGGGTGCTGATCGAAGAGTGGGGCGGGGAGCGCGCGCTCGAGGGACGAGTGCGACGGGTCGAGCCTTCGGGCTTCATGAAGATCTCGGCTCTCGGGGTCGAGGAGCAGCGGGTCAACATAGTAGTTGATTTCGAGGATCCGCCGGCGGGCCGACCCGGGCTGGCCGACGGCTTCCGGGTGGAGCTGCGGGTCGTGTTGTGGGAAGGGGAGGACGTTCTCCAGGTGCCCGCCGGCAGCCTATTCCGCGACGGCGACGACTGGGTCGTCTTCACGGTCGATGGCGGCAGAGCGCGCGTGCGCAAGGTCGAGATCGGCCGCATGGGCGGCCTCGTCGCCGAGGTCGTGAGCGGCCTCGACGAGGGCGACCGGGTCATTCTCCACCCGGGCGACAGCATCGTCGACGGCCTGCGCGTCCAACCACGACCGAGCTGACCTCTCTGACCCTTCCGACGGCCACCCGATCTCGGTGCGCTATACCCTGACGGTTCGTTTCTCCTTGCGCTAGGCGGAGCGCCCGATGACGCCGCGACGAATCAGAAGCTGTGAATGGTGGAGAAGGA is a genomic window containing:
- a CDS encoding FtsX-like permease family protein, translated to MLTIDRKLLRDLRQLKGQALAIGLVIAAGVAMFTMYFSTFESLDHTHATYYDRYRFADVFASLKRAPLATVSRIEALPGVARVEPRVVVQATLDVAGMTEPAVGQLLSIPEHRRAILNDVYLVKGRYIQPGRPDEVLVIEAFALAHGLEPGDRVGAIINGRRRELQIVGVALSPEFVYTIAPGDLLPDDRRFGVFWMGRRALASAFDMEGGFNDLALTLTPSASSEQVIADVDRVLRRYGGLGAIPRRLQVSAWFVANEMREMQTMGSILPVVFLAVAAFLLNVVLSRIISVQRTQIAALKAVGYSNGAVALHYTKLGLVIALAGGLIGVAVGAWLGRGLTSMYSQWFRFPSFEYFLSSRIALAALAVSVTAAALGAFGAVRRAVSLPPAEAMRPEPPASFKRSWLERIGLARFLSEPARMILRNLGRRPVRTLLSATGIAFAIALLVFGFFFVDAIDLLMKVQFEEVMLHDVTTTFVEPTSSAARHEVERMPGVLYTEPFRAVPARLRHGSRSRQAAILGLPATPRLNRVVGQTAGAVELPPAGLVLSSTLGRALGVEVGDRMTVEILEGSRPTRTVPVSLLVDEVMGISAYMEIGALRRMMREGSVLSGAFLKVDPAEIDRLHERLKATPRVAGVSLTTAAYQSFQNTIGQTLGLMITINLIFAAVIACGVVYNSARISLSERERDLASLRVLGFTRAEISFILLGELAVVTLLAIPLGLVLGYGFCRGIIEALASELLRIPMVADPVSYAWSAVAVAAVSALSGLAVRRRLDRLDLVAVLKSRE
- a CDS encoding HlyD family efflux transporter periplasmic adaptor subunit — encoded protein: MKWTDKRKLTWVVGAALLLLLLAWAFRPRPELVDIAEAGRAPLLVTLDEEGETRVRDRFVVSAPLAGRVQRIELEPGDPVEADKTVLAIFQPQTPTLLDARSRAEAEAGARAARASLERARADRDRAAAELEFAQAEVERFRRLAGEKIVSEEELESAELEARSRAEAREAAEFAAQTARYQLEVARARLLEGGALGGGNPHGGEAGSPISLRSPVDGVVLRRMRESEAVVPAGEPLLEVGAPEDLEIVADYLSADAVKIRPADRVLIEEWGGERALEGRVRRVEPSGFMKISALGVEEQRVNIVVDFEDPPAGRPGLADGFRVELRVVLWEGEDVLQVPAGSLFRDGDDWVVFTVDGGRARVRKVEIGRMGGLVAEVVSGLDEGDRVILHPGDSIVDGLRVQPRPS